The region GACGGCATGGGTTATGCCTTCCTGGTCAGCGCCGATGGCAAGATCCTGGTTCACCCGGACAAAGCGCTGGTGATGAAAACCCTCAAGGACGTCTACCCGCAAGACACGCCAGTCATCGGCAATCAACCGAGCGAAATCCAGGTTGATGGCAAAACCCGCATCGTGACTTTTACCCCAATCAAAGGGCTATCCTCGGTCAACTGGTACATCGGCCTCTCCGTGGACAAGGGCAAGGCGTTCGCCATGCTTAGCGAGTTCCGCACCTCGGCCATCATCGCGACCACCATTGCCGTGGCGTCATCATCGCCCTGCTCGGACATGCTGATCCGTATCCTGATCCAGCCGTTGCACGTCATGACCCGCGCCATGGAAGACATCGCCGACGGTGAAGGCGACCTGACCAAACGCCTGACCATCGTGAACCAGGACGAATTCGGCATCCTCGGCACCGCTTTCAACCGTTTCGTGGAGCGGATTCATACGTCGATTCGCGAAGTGTCCTCGGCCACCGGCCAGGTCAACGAAGTGGCGTTGCGCGTGGTCGCGGCCTCGAACTCGTCGATGTTCAACTCCGACCAGCAAGCCTCGCGCACCAACAGCGTGGCCGCCGCGATCAACCAACTCGGTGCCGCCGCCCAGGAAATCGCCCGCAACGCCGCACAAGCGTCGAATCAGGCCAGCGATGCGCGCAGCCTGGCCGAAGACGGTCAGCAAGTGGTGGATCGCAGCATTAAAGCGATGAATCAACTGTCGACCATGCTTAGCGCGTCGAGCACCAACATCGAGTCGCTGAACAGCAAAACCGTGAACATCGGCCAGATTCTCGAAGTGATCACCAGCATCTCCCAGCAAACCAACCTGCTGGCCCTCAACGCGGCCATTGAAGCGGCACGTGCCGGTGAAGCCGGGCGCGGGTTTGCGGTAGTGGCCGACGAAGTTCGTAACCTGGCGCACCGTACTCAGGAATCGGCGCAACAGGTGCAAACCATGATCGAGGAGTTGCAAGTCGGCGCCCGTGAATCCGTGAGCACCATGAGCGAAAGCCAACGCCACAGCCAGGACAGCGTGGAAATCGCCAACCTGGCCGGTGAGCGCTTGAACAGCGTGACGTTGCGCATCGGCGAGATCGACGGAATGAACCAGTCGGTGGCCACCGCTACCGAGGAACAGACGGCAGTGGTGGAGTCGATCAACGTCGACATTACCGAGATCAACACGCTGAACCAGGAAGGTGTGGAGAACCTGCAATCGACGTTACGGGCGTGCTCGGACCTTGAGCAGCAGGCTGCGCGGTTGAAGCAGTTGGTCGGCAGTTTCCGGATCTGATGCGTTCCTGAAGGCCTCATCGCGAGCAAGCTCGCTCCCACATTGGATTTGTGTCGTTCACAAATCCCCTGTGGGAGCGAGCTTGCCCGCGAAGACGGCCTCCCAAACACCACAAAATCCCGCTGACACCCCGCCCCGCTCCACAACCCCCACCGAACATCTATCCTTCATAAAGGTCAACCAAAGGAGTGACACCGACCGGAGGGATGTTCACCGTGCATATCGCTGACATAACCATGTTCTACGCCCCTGCCAGCGGTGGCGTGCGCACTTATCTGGACGCCAAGCACCGTCGCCTGAGTGTAAAACCGGGTATTCGTCACAGTTTGCTGATCCCGGGCAAGCACCTGAGCGAGCAGGACGGTGTGTACAAGGTTCCCGCCCCCGCCCTGCCCTTCGGCAAGGGTTATCGCTTTCCCCTTCGCCTGGCGCCGTGGCGCAATGTTTTGCAGGATTTGCAGCCTGACCTGATCGAAGTCGGCGACCCCTACCTCACCGCTTGGGCGGCGCTGGATGCCCGACGCCAACTCGATGTGCCGGTGATCGGCTTTTATCATTCGGACTTGCCACTGTTGGTCAGCAATCGCATGGGCCACTGGGTAACCACCAATGTCGAAGCCTATGTCAGCAAGCTCTATGGCAACTTCGACCGGGTGTTGGCGCCGAGCCAGGTCATGGCGGACAAACTGATCGGTCTGGGGGTGCGCAACGTGTTCGTGCAACCGCTGGGTGTTGACCTGCAAACCTTTAACCCGAGTCACCGCGATCCGGGCCTGCGGGCCGAACTGGGGATTGATGAAGACACCCGGCTGCTGATCTTCGCTGGTCGTGGCTCCAAGGAGAAAAACCTGCCGGTGTTGCTCGGTTGCATGCAACACCTGGGGCCTCGCTATCACTTGCTGTTGGTGGGTTCATCGATGCCGGCCCAGGTGCCGGACAACGTCACGGTGGTCGATGAGTTCTGCCCGGCGGCGCAGGTCGCGCGATTGATGGCCAGTGCCGATGCGTTGCTGCATGCCGGCGATCAAGAGACCTTCGGCCTGGTGATCCTCGAAGCCATGGCCAGCGGCATTCCGGTCGTCGCTGTGGCGGCTGGGGCTTTTCAGGAAATTGTCACTGATCAATGCGGCCTGCTGTGCGCGCCGAACAATCCCTTGGCCATGGCCAACACGGTGCGCGAGTTGTTCAGTCAGGGCAGCGTCGCACTGGGTCAGCTGGCCCGGCAACATGTGGAACGGCATTACGCCTGGGACTCGGTGGTCAACAGCCTGCTGGGCCACTATCACGCTGTGCTCGGCAGCCACTGGCCGCTGACCGTCAATGGTTGAGTCCATGAGCGCGCCCGCCCTGCTGTTGGTGCTGCACGACGTGGCGCCGCAGACCTGGGCCGATTACCAGCCGTTCGTCGATGCTGTCGACGCCTTGGGCGGCGTGCCGATGACCTGGCTGGTGGTGCCCGACTTTCACAAGCACGACGCCCTCGAAGCCCATCCGGGATTTCGGCGACGACTGAGCCGTCGCCTCGCCCTGGGCGACGAATTGGCCCTGCACGGCTACTTCCACTGCGATGACAGCCCGCCGGCAACCACGCCACGGGACTGGTTTATGCGGCGGATCTACACTCACGAAGGCGAGTTCTATAGCCTGTCCCGGGAGGCGGCCCTCGCCCGCCTGCGCGCCGGTATTGAAGTGTTTGATCGTTACCATTGGCCCTTACAGGGTTTTGTAGCGCCTGCCTGGCTGATGAGCGAAGGTACGCGTCAGGCCTTGCGTCAGTTGCCATTGAGTTACACCAGCGACTCGCAACATCTGTATCGTCTGCCAGACTTCACGGCGATCGATGCACCGGGGCTGGTGTGGAGTGCCCGAAGCGCCTGGCGCCGGGGCGTGTCCAAACTCGTCAGCGATCAACGTGAACAACGCTGGCAGCAAGCACCGGTGATTCGCCTCGGTCTGCACCCGGTGGACATGCGCCATGAATTCTCGCGCAATTACTGGCTGCAAACCCTTAAACGCTTGCTCGACGAGGGCCGTGTGCCAATGACCAAGGCCAACTGGCTGACGCTGCAAAATGACCGTTTCGGTCGCGCCGCATGAGTCGCGGGATTCTGCTGTTCCTCGCCTTGCTGGCGGCGGTGCTGATCCCGCTGGTGCTGGGCGGCAACGAAACCTGGTCGCGACTGCAAAACTTTCCGCTGAGCGAATTGCTGATCATGTTCGCCATGATCCTGCTCTGCTGGGTGGTCAACACGATGCGTTTGCGCCTGTTGCTCGGCGATCAGCGCGACAAGGTCACCCGCCTCAAAAGCCTCGGCGTGGTGATGGCCGCCGAGTTCGCCTACTGCGCCACACCCGGCGGCAGTGGCGGGCCGCTGACCATCATGGCCTTGCTCGCGCGCAATGGCGTGCGCCCGGCCAGGGGCAGCGCGGTGTTCGCCATGGACCAATTGAGCGACTTGCTGTTCTTTCTCTGCGCCCTCAGCGGGATTCTGATTTATGCGCTGTTCCAGCACCTCAGCCAACGCATGGAGTGGCTGCTGACGGTCAGCGCCGTCTCGATGTTCGGTGGGTTGGTCAGTTGCGTGGTGGTGGCTCGCTACCATCGCCTACTGATTCGCCTGAGCGGTCGGCTGCTGGCGCGCCTGAATGTCAAAGCGACCACGCGCCTGCGTTGGGCGCGAAAACTCCTGCATTTTCTGGCGGCGTTCACTGACACGCTGAAATTGCCTTATCAGACGCTGATCAAGGTGTTTGCCTTAACCTGCCTGCATTGGGCCGTGCGTTATAGCGTGCTGTATCTGGCGTTGCGCGGTTTGGGGGCGGATTTGCAGTGGGCCTGGACCTTTCTGATTCAAATGCTCTCGCTGAGCGCGGGGCAGTTCAGCCTGTTGCCGGGCGGTGCCGGGGCGGCGGAGTTGACGTCGGCGGCGCTGTTGGCGCCCATGGTGGGAAAATCGACTGCAGCGGCAGCGATTCTGATCTGGCGGGCGGTGACGTATTACTTCTATCTGGTCGTCGGTGGACCGGTGTTTTTGCTAATGCTTGGGCGACCGCTGCTTAAAAAGTTAATGAAGCTCAAGCAGGCGTAGGAGCTCCCGAAGGCTCGGGCCGCGTTCGGACGATCTTTTCAGGGTTTAATCCTTTCATCGTCGGACTCGGGCTTCAACTCCTCCCACAACTCGGCCGCACCGGGAAACTCTGTCCCGTCTTCCGGGCTCATCTCATCCGGATCATAACGACTCAAACAACCCTCGCCCAACGTGGCGGGCGCCTTGGAAGTGGCTTTATCCAGTGGATCGGCCATGGTCATGTCCTTAGTGCTGAAACGGCGAAGGGCCTGAGCGATTGAACGCCCAGGCCCTTCGAATTTCAACCGTGCAGTGTTAGAACACGACAGTTTTATTGCCGTGCACCAGCACCCGGTCTTCCAGGTGATAACGCAGACCGCGGGCCAGCACCATCTTCTCGACGTCGCGACCGAAGCGCACCATGTCTTCGATGCTGTCGCTGTGGCTGACACGCACCACGTCCTGCTCGATGATCGGACCGGCGTCCAGTTCTTCGGTGACATAGTGGCAAGTGGCGCCGATCAGCTTCACGCCACGCAGGGAAGCCTGGTGGTACGGCTTGGCACCAACGAACGACGGCAGGAAGCTGTGGTGAATGTTGATGACTTTGTGGGCATATTCGCTGCACAACGCTGGCGGCAGAATCTGCATATAACGGGCAAGTACTACCACTTCGGCATCGTGCTGTTTGACCAGGCGCGAAACTTCGGCGAAGGCCGGCTCTTTGTCTTGCGGATTGACCGGTACGTGGTAGTACGGAATGCCGTGCCACTCGACCATGCTGCGCAAGTCGTCATGGTTGGAGATCACGCAGGAAATTTCGCAATCCAGTTCATCACTGTGCCAGCGGTGCAGCAAGTCAGCCAGGCAATGAGATTCACGGCTGGCCATCAACACCACGCGCTTTTTCTGCGCAGTGTCGGTAATACGCCAGTTCATCGAGAACTCTTCGGCTATCGGCGCGAACGCTTCGCGCAAAGCCTCAATACCAAAAGGCAGCGAATCGGCACGAATTTCGTGACGCATGAAGAACCAGCCACTGAGATTGTCCGAGTGATGGCTCGCTTCAGTGATCCAGCCGTTATGTGACGCCAGAAAGTTACTGACTTTAGCAACGATGCCGACGCGGTCCGGGCAAGCAATCACCAGCCGAAAAGTGCGCATGAGGGTCAAACTCCAGAACTTCGCAAAGGCCGCCATTCTAGCGATTGCGCAGCAAAACTGCAGTATTGATGACGCCTTGCCCGGCACGCCGTTCAGCGACAGGGGTTCTGGCAGCGTCACTGCCCTCGCGATGGTGTTCTTGTAGCCCATCTTCAAGAGAACAATTGTGAATATCTGTGATGACTACCCTGACACTATTTAACAATACATCGGTTTTGTGACCGGCTCACCGTAACTAAATTAAATAAACTCCGGTTAAATGTTTACTTGATGAAACACCCTGACTATTATTGCCGCACTGTCCCCTGCCATCCTGCGTCCTACATAAGGTAGTCCTCATGTCCTTGATCAACGAATACCGCGCCACCGAAGAAGCTATCAAAGAGCTGCAAGCCCGTTTGAAGAACCTGTCCCAAGACGACAAACTGCAAACCGAGCTGGAATTCGAAGGCAAACTGCGCACCCTGATGGGTGAATACTCCAAATCCCTGCGTGACATCATCGCGCTGTTGGATCCAGAGTCCAAAACCAAAGCACCACGCGGCGGCGCAGTAAAAACTACTGGCACCAAGCGTGCTCGCAAAGTTAAACAATACAAAAACCCGCACAACGGCGAAGTCATCGAAACCAAAGGTGGCAACCACAAAACTCTGAAAGAGTGGAAAGCCAAGTGGGGCGGTGACGTGGTTGAAGGCTGGGCTACCCTGCTGGGCTAAGCCGCAACGCCTGTCGCAGACTGATTTCGCGACTCAAAAGAACGCCAGCTGATGCTGGCGTTTTTTTATGCCTGAGGTTCAGGCAACCTTCATGTTCGAACTCAAAGACTCAAACGTTTGCGTAATGCCTGGACATAATTCTGCCATTCATTGAGCACCTCTCGCTGAATCGATGTAGCACTAATCGCCAATTGGGTGGCTGCCTCTGCAAATGATTCCAGGGTATTTGGCGCTCCCCATTCAGGCGCCGACAATCGTTGCTGACAGAATATTCGCCAGCGTTCTTGCTCTTCGAAATTCAACGTATCGGGAAAGTTGCGTGCGCGATATCGAAACAATAATTCAGGTAAACGTTCATCATCGAACGGCCATTGTTGTTGCGCTAATTGTGCAGGGTCAGCGGCTCTGACTTGCTCACACAAACGCCGATCCCGATCTCCGATAAAGCCATCGTATAACTGTTGCTCCGGGTCCTGGCTTGAT is a window of Pseudomonas sp. 10S4 DNA encoding:
- a CDS encoding methyl-accepting chemotaxis protein, translating into MFNSDQQASRTNSVAAAINQLGAAAQEIARNAAQASNQASDARSLAEDGQQVVDRSIKAMNQLSTMLSASSTNIESLNSKTVNIGQILEVITSISQQTNLLALNAAIEAARAGEAGRGFAVVADEVRNLAHRTQESAQQVQTMIEELQVGARESVSTMSESQRHSQDSVEIANLAGERLNSVTLRIGEIDGMNQSVATATEEQTAVVESINVDITEINTLNQEGVENLQSTLRACSDLEQQAARLKQLVGSFRI
- a CDS encoding glycosyltransferase family 4 protein, with the protein product MFTVHIADITMFYAPASGGVRTYLDAKHRRLSVKPGIRHSLLIPGKHLSEQDGVYKVPAPALPFGKGYRFPLRLAPWRNVLQDLQPDLIEVGDPYLTAWAALDARRQLDVPVIGFYHSDLPLLVSNRMGHWVTTNVEAYVSKLYGNFDRVLAPSQVMADKLIGLGVRNVFVQPLGVDLQTFNPSHRDPGLRAELGIDEDTRLLIFAGRGSKEKNLPVLLGCMQHLGPRYHLLLVGSSMPAQVPDNVTVVDEFCPAAQVARLMASADALLHAGDQETFGLVILEAMASGIPVVAVAAGAFQEIVTDQCGLLCAPNNPLAMANTVRELFSQGSVALGQLARQHVERHYAWDSVVNSLLGHYHAVLGSHWPLTVNG
- a CDS encoding polysaccharide deacetylase family protein; translated protein: MVESMSAPALLLVLHDVAPQTWADYQPFVDAVDALGGVPMTWLVVPDFHKHDALEAHPGFRRRLSRRLALGDELALHGYFHCDDSPPATTPRDWFMRRIYTHEGEFYSLSREAALARLRAGIEVFDRYHWPLQGFVAPAWLMSEGTRQALRQLPLSYTSDSQHLYRLPDFTAIDAPGLVWSARSAWRRGVSKLVSDQREQRWQQAPVIRLGLHPVDMRHEFSRNYWLQTLKRLLDEGRVPMTKANWLTLQNDRFGRAA
- a CDS encoding lysylphosphatidylglycerol synthase transmembrane domain-containing protein; protein product: MSRGILLFLALLAAVLIPLVLGGNETWSRLQNFPLSELLIMFAMILLCWVVNTMRLRLLLGDQRDKVTRLKSLGVVMAAEFAYCATPGGSGGPLTIMALLARNGVRPARGSAVFAMDQLSDLLFFLCALSGILIYALFQHLSQRMEWLLTVSAVSMFGGLVSCVVVARYHRLLIRLSGRLLARLNVKATTRLRWARKLLHFLAAFTDTLKLPYQTLIKVFALTCLHWAVRYSVLYLALRGLGADLQWAWTFLIQMLSLSAGQFSLLPGGAGAAELTSAALLAPMVGKSTAAAAILIWRAVTYYFYLVVGGPVFLLMLGRPLLKKLMKLKQA
- the purU gene encoding formyltetrahydrofolate deformylase, producing MRTFRLVIACPDRVGIVAKVSNFLASHNGWITEASHHSDNLSGWFFMRHEIRADSLPFGIEALREAFAPIAEEFSMNWRITDTAQKKRVVLMASRESHCLADLLHRWHSDELDCEISCVISNHDDLRSMVEWHGIPYYHVPVNPQDKEPAFAEVSRLVKQHDAEVVVLARYMQILPPALCSEYAHKVINIHHSFLPSFVGAKPYHQASLRGVKLIGATCHYVTEELDAGPIIEQDVVRVSHSDSIEDMVRFGRDVEKMVLARGLRYHLEDRVLVHGNKTVVF
- the mvaT gene encoding histone-like nucleoid-structuring protein MvaT, whose translation is MSLINEYRATEEAIKELQARLKNLSQDDKLQTELEFEGKLRTLMGEYSKSLRDIIALLDPESKTKAPRGGAVKTTGTKRARKVKQYKNPHNGEVIETKGGNHKTLKEWKAKWGGDVVEGWATLLG